The genomic segment GCGTTGCTGACCGGCCTCTCGATGGCGGTCACCTGGGGGCTGGGCGTGCATGACGGCTTCAGCTTCTCGGCGGGTCTGATCGACTACGTCATCAACTGGGGGCTGGCCACCAAACCCTGGATGATCATTCCGATCGGGCTCTGCTTCGCGGTGGTGTATTACGCCCTCTTCCGCTTCGTGATCACCAAGTTCAATCTGGAGACGCCCGGCCGCGAGCCGGACGAGGTGGGGGACGCGCTGGAGGCGGAGAACGTCAAATAGCCCGGCAATATCCCGGATAGATGCGGTCATAAAACCCACCACGAACGGCCCCCGAGTCCTTGGACCCGGGGGCCGTTCGGCATGTGGTTTAGACCACCGGAACTGGGGATTCCTTTATCCCGCCCCGACGTGTTAAAACTGGTCTACACCACTCAGTGGTATAGACCATAGCGGCGGGCCGTCCCCCTTGAAGTGCCCGCCTCACCAGGAGGAATCTGATGAGTACGGCCACCGCTACGGCGGCCCCCGCGAAGAAGCGGGGCTCCGGTCTCTTTTCCGGTCTGCAGAAGGTCGGTCGCAGCCTCCAGCTGCCGATCGCCGTTCTGCCGGCCGCGGGCATCCTGCTCCGCCTCGGCCAGCCCGATGTGTTCGGGGCCGACGGTCTCGGCTGGGGGAAGGTCGCCACGGTCTTCGCCACCGCCGGTGACGCGGTCTTCTCCAACCTCCCGCTGCTGTTCTGTATCGGCGTGGCCATCGGCTTCGCGAAGAAGGCCGACGGCTCGACCGCGCTCGCCGCGCTGGTCGGCTTCCTGGTCTACAAGAACGTGCTGACCGCGTTCCCCGTCACCGACGCCAAGATCCAGGCCGGTGCGGACGTCGCCGCGACGTACAACGACCCGAAGGTCTTCGGCGGCATCATCATGGGCCTGCTGTCCGCGGTCCTGTGGCAGCGCTTCCACCGCACCAAGCTGGTGGACTGGCTGGGCTTCTTCAACGGCCGCCGTCTCGTCCCGATCATCATGGCCTTCGTCGGCACCCTCATGGGCGTCATATTCGGCCTGTGCTGGGGTCCGATCGGTGACGTCATCACCGACTTCGGCGAGTGGATGACCGGTCTGGGCGCCGTCGGCGCCGGCATCTTCGGCCTGATCAACCGCGCGCTGCTCCCGATCGGTATGCACCAGTTCGTCAACACGGTCGCCTGGCAGGAGATCGGCAGTCACACCGACGCCGCCGGCGCGGTGTGGCACGGCGACCTCAACCGCTTCTTCCACGGCGACGCCTCCGCCGGACAGTTCATGTCGGGCTTCTTCCCGATCATGATGTTCGCCCTCCCGGCCGCCGCCCTGGCCATCGCGCACTGTGCCCGCCCCGAGCGCCGCAAGGCCGTGATGGGCATGATGATGTCGCTCGCGCTGACCTCGTTCGTCACGGGCATCACCGAGCCGATCGAATTCTCGTTCATGTTCATCGCCCCCGTGCTGTACGCGATCCACGCGGTCCTCACCGCCGTCTCGATGGCGGTCACCTGGGCCCTGGGTGTGCACGACGGCTTCACGTTCTCCGCGGGAGCCATCGACTACGTCCTGAACTGGAAGTTCGCGACACAGCCGTGGCTGATCATTCCCATCGGGCTCTGCTTCGCGGTGATCTACTACGTGGTCTTCCGCTTCGCGATCACCAAGTTCAACCTCACCACCCCGGGCCGCGAGCCCGAGGAGGAGATCGAGGACCTCACCAAGGCGTGAGCCGGGTGAACCCCGCTCGTTGAGAACCGCTCGTCGAGAACGGCG from the Streptomyces sp. RKAG293 genome contains:
- a CDS encoding PTS transporter subunit EIIC, which produces MSTATATAAPAKKRGSGLFSGLQKVGRSLQLPIAVLPAAGILLRLGQPDVFGADGLGWGKVATVFATAGDAVFSNLPLLFCIGVAIGFAKKADGSTALAALVGFLVYKNVLTAFPVTDAKIQAGADVAATYNDPKVFGGIIMGLLSAVLWQRFHRTKLVDWLGFFNGRRLVPIIMAFVGTLMGVIFGLCWGPIGDVITDFGEWMTGLGAVGAGIFGLINRALLPIGMHQFVNTVAWQEIGSHTDAAGAVWHGDLNRFFHGDASAGQFMSGFFPIMMFALPAAALAIAHCARPERRKAVMGMMMSLALTSFVTGITEPIEFSFMFIAPVLYAIHAVLTAVSMAVTWALGVHDGFTFSAGAIDYVLNWKFATQPWLIIPIGLCFAVIYYVVFRFAITKFNLTTPGREPEEEIEDLTKA